Sequence from the Sphingobacteriaceae bacterium GW460-11-11-14-LB5 genome:
CGAAACCGCATCATCAATACATTCCTTTAAATATTCAGGTTTATTCAGCTCAGGCAGCGGTGTCAGGTTTACACCTTTTTCCCAAGGCATACCAAACTTCAGTTTTTCTACTTCAGCAGATAAACGTTTTAAAAACTCCTGCGCTAGACTGCGGTGAACATAAACGATTTTAATCGCGGTACAACGCTGACCATTAAAAGAAAGTGAGCCCAATACGGTTTCAGAAACCGCCAGATCAAGATCTGCATCCTTAGTGATGATCGCCGCATTTTTGGCATCTAAACCTAAAATTGCCCTTAAACGGTTTACTTTAGGGTGCAGTTTTTTCAGTTCGTTGGCTACCTTACTTGAGCCGATTAAGGTAAGCACATTAATTTTTCCTGATTTCATTAAGCCGGGAACGATGGTATTGCCACGACCATAAATCGTATTTACAACGCCCTTAGGGAAACTGGAACGGAAAGCCTCTAATAAAGGGTAGTGCAATAAAGTACCGTGTTTAGGTGGTTTGAATAAAAGCGTATTGCCCATAATCAAAGCCGGGATAAGCGTTGTAAAAGTCTCGTTTAACGGATAGTTGAACGGCCCCATACAAAGCACCACGCCTAGCGGAGAACGGCGTACCTGAGCCACAATACCCTGCTCTATTTCGAAACGTGATGATTGTCTGTCGATATCTTTCAGCGCATCGATAGTTGCATAGATATATTCCACTGTACGGTCGAATTCTTTTACCGAATCGGCATACGATTTACCGATCTCCCACATAATTAATTTCGCAACAATTTCCTTTTGCTCAATCATTTTATGGGTGAAGTTTTCTACGCAGGTAATCCGATCGGCAACACTCATGGTTGGCCATTGCCCGCGACCATTATCATAAGCGGCTACGGCTGCATCTAAAGCTTCTGTCGACTCTTTCTCTGTGCAAACAGGGAAACTACCAATACGCTTTCGTTTTAAGCCTTCAGGGGTTTTTACGCATACCGGAGAAAACACTTCATTAAATGGTCCATTCCATGGTTTCATTTCTCCATTGGAAAGAAACTCCTTTTGATTGATTTCTTCCGTGAGCCTAAATTCATCTGGAATCTGGCTCTCTTCAACGAAAATACTTTCGAGGTTTAGCGATGTACTCAATTTAGTTTGTTTGTTAGGGTTAAATTAATGTTAAGTCTATAGTTTAAGTATAGATTTATTGTTGTAAAAAAGCTGAAGATCAGGATTGGTTATCCCTATGCCTCAGCTTTCAAATTATTTTAGTTCGATAACTTTATATTTTGGTACTAAGGTTTTCATTACTGTCCAGCCGATAAGGTAACATACCGCACAGATGGAGAAAATAATAAAATAACCTGCTTCTTCACCTTTAAAGCCCATAAAAACAATCTCGTTTTTGCCAGTATAATCAAACAATAAACCTGATCCTTTATTGATAATGAAAGAGCCTAATCCACCTGCCATACCGCCAATACCGGTAATAGTAGCAATCGCCTTTTTAGGGAACATATCGCCTACGGTTGAAAATATATTGGCCGACCACGCCTGGTGAGCCGCACCTGCAATACCGATAATAATTACCGGAATCCAATAGGTAATGTGTCCCAAAGGTTGCGCTGCCAAGGCTAAAAGCGGAAAAAATGCGAAAATCAACATGGCTTTCATTCTGCCTTCGTATGGGTTCATACCTTTTTTATCAACGAAATAGGTTGGTAACCATCCCCCAATAATAGATAGCAAGGTAATCATATAAAGCACAAATAAAGGGAGCGCACTTTGCGTAGAATCCATGCCATAAACCGATTTTAAGTAAGCCGGGGTCCAGAATAAAAAGAACCACCAAACGCCATCGGTCATAAATTTACCAAAAGCAAAAGCCCAGGTTTGTTTGTATTTAAAACAGTCGATAAATGAAACTTTTTCTTTGGTTTCTTCTACGTAATCAGCCAGTTTACGATCGTTGATCACATCCTGCTGAATATAAGCCAATTCCTCAGGGCTAACCCTTTTATGTAATTCTGGCTTGTTGTACACAAAAATCCATAAGCCCATCCATACAAAACCGAGTGCGCCGATAATAATGAAAGCCATTTCCCATCCATAAGCTTTTGCAATAAAAGGAATGGTAATTGGTGCAGCTAGTGCGCCAACAGTAGCACCTGCATTGAAAATACTGGTTGCAAATGCCCTGTCCTTTTTAGGGAAGTATTCGGCAGTAGCTTTAATTGCAGCCGGAAAATTTCCTGCTTCTCCAACAGCCAATACAAAACGGGCAAAAATAAATAAGGTAACACTTACCGAAACAATTAATCCGGTATCGTTCACGCGGGCAATTACATCTTTAGCACCCTCAAATCCTACAAACCAGTTTCCATTGATGATCCCGGCAGTGGCAATCCCACAAAAAGCATGTAAACAGGCCCCAACAGACCAAACGCCTATCGCCCATAAAAATCCTTTTTTGGTATCCATTTTATCAACAAAACGACCTGCAAAAAGCATCGAGATGGCGTAGAAAATAGAGAACAAGGCTGTAATATTTCCATAATCATTATTATCCCAATGAAATTCTGGTTTAATAAAATCTGTCCAGGTTAAAGAAAGTACCTGTCTATCTAAATAATTTATGGTCGTAGCTAGAAATAACAGCAAACATATGGTCCATCTGTATTTGCTTGTTTTGGGTTGGTTCATTTGGTTAGGGTGTGTTAAATTTTTATTTGCTTTGCTGAATCAGGTCAAGCGCTAATTTTGTATTGTCGAATAACTCTTCGTAAAGACCTTTGCTCATCACGTCTTTACTGATTAATTTGCTGCCCATACCAACGGCACAAACACCAGATTTAAACCAGGTTTTTAAATTATCGGCATTAATTTCTACACCACCGGTTGGCATAAACAGCTGTCCGGCGAAAAGATCTTTAATGGATGAAATAAATTCAGGGCCTAAAATATTAGCAGGGAAAATTTTGATCAGCATGGCTTTGTGCTCTTGCGCAACACTGATTTCAGTCGGCGTCATACAGCCCGGGATCCAAAGCATCCCGATTTTGTTGGCAATTTCGGCTACTGCCGGATTTACGATCGGCGCCACGATGAAATCTGTTCCAGCCTCAATAAAAGCATTTGCATCTGCAGGCGTTTTAATGGTTCCAATACCTAAATAAAGATCAGGCATTTCTGCATCGCGGATTTCTTTTAACTTTTTAAAGTTCGGCAGTGCTGATTTACCACGGTTGGTGTATTCGAAAACACGAACACCGGCTTTATACAAAGTGCGTAATATTTCTACACTACCCGATTCGCTATCCTGGTAAAAAAGGGGTAACATGCCCTGCTCTAAAATGGCATCTAAAATTTTGTGCTTGTTGCTAATCATTGCGTATAATTCTTTTTTCTATATCGGCTACTGTACTGGTTGTCGCATCGCTTGGAATATATAATTTATCGTATGCTGCTGCGGTGGCAAAATTTAAGGTTTCTTTGGCCGATAACTGGTTATAAAAACCGTAAATCAGACCGGCCATAAAACAATCGCCACTGCCCACTTTATCTAAAATTTCTTCTGAAACATATTCTTCTGAAACCGTTAATTCATCAGCGGTATAAATAGCAGTGTAATACCTGATACCTTTGCCATGATCGAATCTGAAGGTATTTGCAACCGCTTTACATGCCGGAAACAAACTTAATATTTCTTTAGAAGTATCGGTTGCCTGTTGCAGTAACGTTTCCTTTGCATAACCCTCGGTTGGTATTAAATCTTCGTGAAGTGCAGTACCCA
This genomic interval carries:
- a CDS encoding NADP-dependent glyceraldehyde-3-phosphate dehydrogenase, which produces MSTSLNLESIFVEESQIPDEFRLTEEINQKEFLSNGEMKPWNGPFNEVFSPVCVKTPEGLKRKRIGSFPVCTEKESTEALDAAVAAYDNGRGQWPTMSVADRITCVENFTHKMIEQKEIVAKLIMWEIGKSYADSVKEFDRTVEYIYATIDALKDIDRQSSRFEIEQGIVAQVRRSPLGVVLCMGPFNYPLNETFTTLIPALIMGNTLLFKPPKHGTLLHYPLLEAFRSSFPKGVVNTIYGRGNTIVPGLMKSGKINVLTLIGSSKVANELKKLHPKVNRLRAILGLDAKNAAIITKDADLDLAVSETVLGSLSFNGQRCTAIKIVYVHRSLAQEFLKRLSAEVEKLKFGMPWEKGVNLTPLPELNKPEYLKECIDDAVSHGAKVINKNGGQTLETFVYPAIMYPVNSNMKLYREEQFGPIVPVVPFDDLEEPIEYLIGSPHGQQVSIFSNNAAVISSLIDPLVNQVSRVNINCQCQRGPDAFPFTGRKDSAEGTLSVVDALRSFSIRSLVATKFTDDNKKLLNEIVKGDDSNFLSTKYIF
- a CDS encoding MFS transporter, with amino-acid sequence MNQPKTSKYRWTICLLLFLATTINYLDRQVLSLTWTDFIKPEFHWDNNDYGNITALFSIFYAISMLFAGRFVDKMDTKKGFLWAIGVWSVGACLHAFCGIATAGIINGNWFVGFEGAKDVIARVNDTGLIVSVSVTLFIFARFVLAVGEAGNFPAAIKATAEYFPKKDRAFATSIFNAGATVGALAAPITIPFIAKAYGWEMAFIIIGALGFVWMGLWIFVYNKPELHKRVSPEELAYIQQDVINDRKLADYVEETKEKVSFIDCFKYKQTWAFAFGKFMTDGVWWFFLFWTPAYLKSVYGMDSTQSALPLFVLYMITLLSIIGGWLPTYFVDKKGMNPYEGRMKAMLIFAFFPLLALAAQPLGHITYWIPVIIIGIAGAAHQAWSANIFSTVGDMFPKKAIATITGIGGMAGGLGSFIINKGSGLLFDYTGKNEIVFMGFKGEEAGYFIIFSICAVCYLIGWTVMKTLVPKYKVIELK
- a CDS encoding bifunctional 4-hydroxy-2-oxoglutarate aldolase/2-dehydro-3-deoxy-phosphogluconate aldolase → MSNKHKILDAILEQGMLPLFYQDSESGSVEILRTLYKAGVRVFEYTNRGKSALPNFKKLKEIRDAEMPDLYLGIGTIKTPADANAFIEAGTDFIVAPIVNPAVAEIANKIGMLWIPGCMTPTEISVAQEHKAMLIKIFPANILGPEFISSIKDLFAGQLFMPTGGVEINADNLKTWFKSGVCAVGMGSKLISKDVMSKGLYEELFDNTKLALDLIQQSK